In Leptospira langatensis, a genomic segment contains:
- a CDS encoding LIC11874 family lipoprotein, translating to MRSGSFFRFPQILLILVGCLLVGCFEYEETLTINPNLSGTLEVSYVVPTKRKSDESLIKFLPTRKEEILNRLNKGFFFKSLVLKDYTFQKMEIPEAEPGAFREKAKVSYKLEFTDVSQLESILLGNVQIKKEKANTIYIKREFPSISKSLDSVQGDGEKKLLGETLRLIRGNSLLFKVNFPITSVCYTNRGEQSLGKLAYRLPLADTIEKFGNKSWDYRITFVY from the coding sequence ATGCGTTCGGGTTCCTTCTTCCGTTTCCCACAAATTCTGCTCATTCTTGTCGGTTGTCTGTTGGTCGGATGCTTCGAATATGAAGAGACTCTTACCATCAATCCGAACCTAAGCGGGACCCTCGAAGTATCTTATGTGGTTCCTACAAAGAGAAAGTCGGACGAGTCCCTGATCAAATTCCTTCCCACACGTAAAGAAGAGATCCTGAATCGTTTAAACAAGGGATTCTTTTTCAAGAGCCTGGTCTTAAAAGATTATACATTCCAAAAAATGGAAATTCCCGAGGCGGAACCCGGAGCCTTTAGGGAAAAAGCCAAAGTGAGTTATAAATTAGAATTCACTGACGTCTCCCAACTGGAAAGCATCTTGCTTGGAAATGTGCAGATCAAAAAAGAAAAGGCAAATACGATCTATATCAAGAGAGAATTTCCTTCTATCTCCAAGTCTTTGGACTCCGTGCAGGGTGACGGAGAAAAGAAACTTCTAGGTGAGACCTTAAGATTGATCCGTGGTAATTCCTTATTGTTTAAGGTGAATTTCCCGATCACTTCGGTTTGTTATACGAACCGAGGCGAACAAAGTCTCGGAAAGCTTGCCTATCGTCTTCCTCTCGCGGACACGATCGAGAAGTTCGGGAACAAATCCTGGGACTATCGGATCACCTTCGTCTATTAA
- a CDS encoding menaquinone biosynthetic enzyme MqnA/MqnD family protein — protein MRIGIVKHLNARPLTWGFEQDPEHKVVPENPSLLKDYLLRGLVDVGLISSIECLRHSDVLSVSLKVGVCASETVRSIKFFKNKKEPYPPYRILTDNGSRTSMALVRVLVYKDSGQLPEVAPTDPKIIKEEISMGRGSHMLFGDNALFAEWDPEVYEVKDLAEWWYETTGTSFIFALWASKKPLELPDDFYQQSLDYGLSHIEEIIQKETRLPSDLVRKYLTQELHYEITDSDRKGFELFGQYCNELGIL, from the coding sequence GTGCGGATCGGAATCGTAAAACACCTAAACGCGAGACCTTTGACCTGGGGATTCGAACAAGATCCAGAGCATAAGGTAGTCCCCGAAAACCCTTCCTTACTGAAAGACTATTTATTAAGAGGCCTAGTAGATGTAGGCCTGATCTCCTCCATCGAATGCCTAAGACATTCCGACGTATTATCAGTTTCCCTCAAAGTGGGAGTGTGTGCTTCCGAAACGGTCCGATCCATTAAGTTTTTCAAAAATAAGAAGGAGCCTTACCCTCCCTATCGTATCCTAACGGATAACGGATCCAGGACTAGTATGGCCTTGGTCCGAGTATTGGTTTACAAGGATTCCGGGCAATTGCCCGAGGTGGCGCCTACCGACCCCAAGATCATTAAGGAAGAAATTTCAATGGGAAGGGGCTCCCATATGCTATTTGGAGATAACGCGTTATTCGCCGAATGGGACCCGGAAGTGTATGAGGTAAAAGACCTGGCAGAATGGTGGTATGAGACCACAGGCACGTCATTCATCTTTGCCCTCTGGGCCTCGAAGAAACCCCTGGAACTTCCGGATGATTTTTATCAACAATCCTTGGATTACGGCCTCTCGCATATCGAAGAAATCATCCAAAAGGAAACTCGCCTTCCTTCCGATTTGGTTCGCAAATACCTAACCCAAGAACTCCATTACGAGATCACAGACTCCGACCGCAAAGGCTTCGAACTCTTCGGCCAATACTGCAACGAACTAGGAATTCTCTAG
- a CDS encoding STAS domain-containing protein codes for MSRSESILIKVDYEILNGDHEALRTYLNSHLEGSPNSVILDLDEVQVLTSVALGSLVAFANRLRGMGISLETINVSSKLLEIIKLVSLDQSLGIR; via the coding sequence ATGAGTCGTTCGGAATCGATTCTGATCAAAGTAGATTATGAGATCCTAAATGGAGATCATGAGGCTTTGCGCACCTATTTGAATTCCCACCTTGAAGGGAGTCCTAATTCCGTAATCCTAGACTTGGACGAGGTCCAGGTTTTGACTTCCGTGGCCCTTGGCTCTCTGGTTGCTTTCGCAAATCGGTTGAGAGGCATGGGGATATCTCTGGAAACGATTAATGTCAGTTCAAAACTTTTAGAAATTATTAAATTAGTTTCTCTAGATCAATCTCTGGGTATCCGCTAA
- a CDS encoding CheR family methyltransferase, giving the protein MEESFSHFSQITDEEFKFIKDLMYKETGIFLADHKKIMVQSRLNSRARMHKMQNVSEYIKGLQADRKFFQSELTELINRITTNKTDFFRENHHFEFLKDTFFPSLEEKAAKSGKKSLRIWSSASSTGEEPYTIAITCAEYFMHKPGWDIKIFASDIDTNVIKTAQEGIYKADRLEPVSESLKKRYFLKVKDLSGKNEDMYQVKPEIKAMVEFQKVNLLEAPYPIREKVDCIFCRNVIIYFDKPTQKKIFENFENVLKDRGLLVIGHSETLFGISEAYKFLGHTVYQKKPKI; this is encoded by the coding sequence ATGGAAGAATCCTTTTCTCATTTCTCGCAGATCACTGACGAGGAATTCAAGTTTATCAAAGATCTTATGTACAAGGAAACCGGGATCTTTCTTGCGGATCATAAAAAGATAATGGTCCAATCCCGATTGAATTCTCGTGCGCGCATGCATAAGATGCAGAATGTTTCGGAGTATATTAAGGGTCTGCAAGCGGACCGAAAGTTCTTCCAAAGCGAACTGACCGAACTTATCAATCGAATTACTACGAATAAAACGGATTTTTTTAGGGAGAACCATCACTTTGAGTTCCTAAAGGATACGTTCTTTCCTTCGCTCGAAGAGAAGGCGGCAAAATCCGGAAAAAAGAGCCTTCGTATTTGGTCTAGTGCCTCTTCTACTGGAGAAGAACCGTACACGATCGCGATTACTTGCGCGGAATATTTTATGCACAAGCCGGGCTGGGACATTAAGATATTCGCATCCGATATTGATACGAATGTGATCAAGACCGCTCAGGAAGGGATCTATAAGGCGGATCGTCTGGAGCCTGTGAGCGAATCCTTAAAGAAGAGATACTTTTTGAAGGTCAAAGATCTCTCCGGAAAGAACGAAGATATGTATCAGGTAAAGCCTGAGATAAAGGCCATGGTAGAATTTCAAAAGGTGAATCTTCTGGAAGCTCCTTATCCGATCCGAGAGAAAGTGGATTGCATTTTTTGCAGGAACGTCATTATCTATTTTGATAAACCTACTCAGAAGAAGATCTTCGAGAATTTCGAGAATGTTCTCAAGGACAGAGGTCTCTTGGTCATCGGTCATTCGGAGACCTTATTCGGTATTTCGGAAGCCTATAAGTTCTTAGGTCATACCGTGTACCAAAAGAAACCTAAGATCTGA
- a CDS encoding rhodanese-like domain-containing protein, giving the protein MKRILLLGCFFLSLALIDCGKGGEDKEIAESIARGALVLDVRTPNEYSIEHFPGAVNIPISSLSLRLDELGARDREIVVYCQSGGRSLRAKSLLNDKGFGRVKDAGGLQHLFSATSK; this is encoded by the coding sequence ATGAAACGGATTTTATTACTTGGATGCTTCTTCTTATCCCTTGCTCTCATCGATTGTGGCAAGGGAGGAGAAGATAAAGAGATCGCTGAGTCGATTGCAAGAGGGGCCTTGGTTTTAGATGTGAGGACTCCGAATGAATATTCTATCGAACATTTTCCGGGAGCGGTAAATATCCCGATCAGTAGTCTTTCTTTGAGACTGGATGAACTAGGGGCCAGGGACCGTGAGATCGTCGTCTATTGCCAATCCGGGGGAAGAAGTCTTCGAGCAAAATCTCTTTTGAACGATAAGGGCTTTGGCAGAGTGAAAGACGCCGGAGGATTGCAACATCTCTTCTCGGCGACTTCCAAATGA
- a CDS encoding methyl-accepting chemotaxis protein, protein MNRNSLKIIILAVSTATIVLLTLGVSTFAYFTAKGYVEDVYIDEMKKISRLGGKYIKFFFDQQFILAEFLSSNASFVRAAETRDTATLIPILANLKERYGTYENVFISTPEENPSIIADASGKATGFRWGGTGFDENVKATLEGKKFLSKVGRSPVTQEAVTLLTVPVKQGNRVIAILGFSISLNSLTETVVAGIKIGNDGYIAVVDSSGAVIGHPDKSLILKLDLSKTEWGQKILSLKTDEHIEYFFKKEKIATTYNIDEYQMKISAVVSKEELAQVVHQMLYRIAIFAVIFLIVSIFIIYRIVNARLHPLEDARNLFRSMATGDLRSDLQIFHEDEIGDLSKDTNSFLESLRNSVKEIQKISYELATSAEQLSTSSESFSNGAQSTAASTEQMSATVEEMSAGMENIASSTYKQYSNMTEFQGKITELSQSVRQIGEEIQNTLEMAKSISLQAKRGEESLSGMNAMISNILKSSGEMTAIVGIINDISDQTQLLALNAAIEAARAGEAGKGFAVVAEEISKLSEKTASSIKSISAMISKNTGELDSGAKGIQASTEIIHAIIKNVDQVSNAMDRLHSITGSQSDINRVVTDNVDRVKSESESVKFATDEQKKAVHEITQVIVQINEHTINTASGAEQMSSSARNLSNTADILRNIAEKFKL, encoded by the coding sequence ATGAATAGAAATAGTCTGAAGATTATTATACTCGCGGTAAGCACCGCAACGATAGTGCTACTTACTCTCGGAGTTTCCACCTTCGCCTACTTCACCGCGAAAGGATATGTAGAAGACGTTTATATAGACGAGATGAAGAAGATCTCAAGACTCGGCGGGAAATACATAAAATTCTTCTTCGATCAACAGTTCATTTTGGCCGAATTCCTATCCTCTAACGCTTCCTTCGTTCGAGCCGCAGAAACCAGGGACACTGCGACCCTGATTCCGATACTCGCAAATCTAAAGGAAAGATATGGGACCTATGAGAATGTTTTCATTTCCACTCCGGAAGAAAATCCAAGTATCATTGCGGATGCAAGCGGCAAGGCTACCGGCTTTCGCTGGGGAGGAACCGGCTTCGATGAGAACGTTAAGGCAACCTTAGAAGGCAAAAAGTTCCTAAGCAAGGTAGGTCGCTCTCCTGTTACACAGGAGGCAGTCACCCTTCTTACCGTACCGGTAAAACAAGGCAATCGGGTCATCGCGATCTTAGGCTTTTCCATTTCACTCAACTCTCTCACAGAAACGGTAGTGGCCGGGATCAAGATCGGTAACGACGGTTATATTGCGGTAGTGGATTCTAGTGGAGCGGTTATCGGGCATCCCGACAAATCTTTGATCCTAAAATTGGATCTAAGCAAGACCGAATGGGGCCAGAAGATACTCTCCTTAAAAACGGATGAGCATATAGAGTATTTCTTCAAAAAGGAAAAGATCGCAACCACCTACAATATCGACGAGTATCAGATGAAGATCTCCGCGGTGGTTTCCAAAGAGGAACTTGCCCAGGTAGTCCACCAAATGCTATACCGGATCGCTATCTTTGCAGTCATCTTTCTAATAGTTTCCATATTTATAATATATCGGATCGTGAATGCTAGACTTCATCCTTTAGAAGATGCCAGAAATCTATTCCGCTCCATGGCGACCGGCGACCTAAGATCCGATCTTCAGATCTTCCACGAAGATGAGATCGGAGACTTAAGCAAGGATACGAACTCTTTCTTGGAAAGCCTGCGAAATTCGGTAAAAGAGATCCAAAAGATCTCTTATGAACTTGCTACTTCTGCCGAGCAACTTTCCACCAGTTCGGAGAGTTTCTCGAATGGGGCCCAGTCCACTGCTGCTTCTACCGAGCAGATGTCGGCTACCGTAGAGGAGATGTCTGCCGGGATGGAGAATATCGCTTCTTCCACATATAAACAATATTCCAATATGACCGAGTTCCAAGGAAAGATTACCGAACTCTCCCAAAGCGTACGGCAGATCGGAGAAGAGATCCAGAACACTTTGGAAATGGCAAAGTCCATTTCTCTCCAAGCGAAAAGAGGAGAAGAATCGCTTTCCGGAATGAATGCAATGATCTCGAATATCCTGAAATCTTCCGGCGAAATGACTGCGATCGTAGGGATCATCAATGATATCTCCGATCAGACCCAACTACTCGCGTTGAACGCAGCCATAGAAGCGGCGCGTGCCGGAGAAGCAGGAAAGGGATTCGCAGTGGTTGCGGAAGAGATCTCCAAGCTATCCGAGAAGACGGCTTCGTCCATCAAGTCCATTTCCGCAATGATCTCCAAGAACACAGGCGAATTGGATAGCGGTGCCAAAGGGATCCAAGCATCCACTGAGATCATTCACGCGATCATCAAGAATGTAGATCAAGTTTCGAATGCAATGGACAGATTACATTCAATCACAGGGTCCCAAAGCGATATCAATCGAGTCGTAACGGATAACGTGGATCGCGTAAAATCTGAATCGGAATCGGTGAAATTCGCCACAGACGAACAAAAGAAGGCGGTCCACGAGATCACCCAGGTCATTGTCCAGATCAACGAGCATACGATCAATACGGCGTCTGGAGCGGAACAGATGTCCTCTTCTGCCAGAAACCTATCGAACACGGCCGATATTCTCCGCAATATCGCGGAGAAGTTTAAGCTATAA
- a CDS encoding methyl-accepting chemotaxis protein: protein MQKSSLKFILLGAGIAILVILTLLISGAAYYIGQRKITQIYMEQMHSVTSVVAQEFDSFLNSHVNVAKTLAADSRVIQTVLTRKPLAGDFLKEVHERYGIYENVFVFALDGGPVQILADSLDGKSVGYKTQGAELVENQEAVKQGKHYLGPPQKSPITGLPVAVISVPIKDKGKIIGVMNIALSYDVVSEKIIKKIHIGEQGYVSIMSDKGLVFVHPKKEMIMNLDVMKEPYGQRMLSMKTGESLEFTFRGADRFSSVFRLDDWRIIVVAIQPKAEVREVLIELLIFISIASIITVLISSYLLYILLKKRLDPLENASSLFQTMSQGDLTSDIKVVYNDEIGVMSADLNAFIGSLRASLKDIQRIAIELASSAEELTVSSQSFATGAQSTAASSEQMSATVEEMSAGMESISATTDKQYSNILEFHTKVKELSSGVRHIGAEIQKTLGVAKSISAEAKKGEVSLTGMSNMIENILKSSGEMKSIIGIINDISDQTQLLALNAAIEAARAGEAGKGFAVVAEEISKLSVKTASSIKSIGEMINKNNSELDEGAKGIRSSVEILHSIIKNVDSVGDAMNHLFEITSTQESVNREVDTQSDRVGTEAEAVKLATDEQKRAVNEIAQVITQINEHTLNTASGSEQMSSSAQNLATTAETLRNITEKFKI, encoded by the coding sequence ATGCAAAAAAGCAGTTTAAAATTCATTCTTCTAGGCGCTGGGATTGCCATACTCGTAATACTTACCTTGTTAATTTCCGGAGCTGCGTATTATATCGGGCAAAGAAAGATAACTCAGATCTATATGGAGCAGATGCATAGTGTTACCTCCGTAGTAGCCCAGGAATTCGACAGTTTCCTGAATTCCCATGTCAATGTTGCCAAAACTTTGGCTGCGGATTCCAGAGTCATCCAAACGGTGCTCACCCGCAAACCATTGGCCGGAGATTTTTTAAAGGAAGTACATGAACGTTACGGTATATACGAAAACGTTTTCGTGTTTGCATTGGATGGAGGTCCCGTCCAGATCCTCGCAGATAGCTTAGACGGTAAGTCCGTAGGTTACAAGACCCAAGGTGCGGAGCTCGTGGAAAACCAAGAGGCCGTTAAGCAAGGAAAGCATTACTTAGGTCCTCCGCAAAAATCTCCTATTACAGGACTTCCTGTTGCAGTGATCTCCGTTCCGATCAAGGACAAGGGAAAGATCATAGGAGTAATGAACATAGCTCTCTCCTATGATGTGGTTTCCGAAAAGATTATCAAGAAGATCCATATTGGAGAACAGGGTTACGTATCCATCATGAGCGATAAGGGATTGGTATTCGTCCATCCCAAGAAAGAAATGATCATGAACCTGGATGTGATGAAGGAACCTTACGGGCAACGTATGTTGTCCATGAAGACCGGAGAATCTCTTGAGTTCACCTTCCGAGGAGCGGATCGATTCTCCTCCGTATTCCGCTTAGACGATTGGAGGATCATAGTGGTCGCCATCCAGCCGAAAGCGGAAGTAAGAGAAGTATTAATAGAGCTTCTGATATTCATCTCGATCGCAAGCATTATAACGGTCCTGATCTCCTCCTATCTACTTTATATTCTTTTAAAGAAGAGACTGGATCCTTTGGAGAACGCGAGTAGTCTCTTCCAAACCATGTCCCAGGGAGATCTTACTTCGGATATCAAAGTGGTCTATAACGACGAGATCGGCGTCATGAGCGCGGACTTGAATGCATTTATAGGAAGCCTCAGGGCTTCGCTGAAGGATATCCAGAGGATCGCTATAGAACTAGCATCTTCTGCGGAAGAGTTGACAGTTTCCTCTCAGAGCTTCGCGACCGGGGCCCAGTCCACGGCTGCTTCTTCGGAACAAATGTCTGCGACCGTCGAGGAGATGTCTGCGGGAATGGAAAGCATCTCCGCAACCACAGACAAGCAATACTCGAATATATTAGAATTTCATACTAAGGTAAAAGAACTCTCATCCGGCGTAAGACATATCGGAGCAGAGATCCAAAAGACCCTGGGTGTAGCCAAATCCATTTCTGCCGAGGCCAAGAAAGGAGAGGTTTCCTTAACAGGAATGAGCAATATGATCGAGAATATTCTCAAGTCCTCCGGCGAGATGAAATCAATCATTGGGATCATCAACGATATCTCCGATCAAACCCAATTACTCGCATTGAACGCGGCCATAGAGGCAGCGCGCGCGGGAGAAGCGGGGAAAGGATTCGCAGTGGTCGCGGAAGAGATCTCCAAGCTCTCCGTAAAGACCGCGTCTTCTATCAAATCCATCGGAGAAATGATCAATAAGAACAATTCCGAATTGGACGAAGGAGCCAAAGGGATCCGTTCTTCCGTGGAGATCTTGCACAGCATTATCAAGAACGTGGATTCGGTGGGGGATGCAATGAATCATCTCTTCGAGATCACTTCCACTCAGGAATCGGTGAATCGAGAAGTAGACACCCAATCGGATCGAGTAGGAACAGAAGCGGAAGCGGTCAAACTCGCCACCGATGAACAAAAGAGAGCGGTCAATGAGATTGCTCAGGTCATCACCCAGATCAACGAACATACGTTGAATACTGCCTCAGGCTCAGAACAAATGTCATCTTCTGCTCAGAACCTGGCGACCACCGCAGAAACCCTTAGAAACATAACAGAAAAATTCAAAATATGA
- the rsmH gene encoding 16S rRNA (cytosine(1402)-N(4))-methyltransferase RsmH: MEPVHYSVLYREIVSFFQSVFEKDKEILFLDGTAGEGGHSLLLLQAFPQSKLILLDRDSVMLSRAQARLSEFKERIIPIEANFSEVDPEFLQENGISGPPDGILLDLGISTFHLLHAGRGFSFRENEPLDMRLSSAGGISAEDVVNTYPEKALSKIFYEYGEERWTKKIVEAILERRRHSHIGYSGDLAQLVSRVIPRKFWPPGKHPATRVFQALRIEVNQELLHIEVGVPKLLEVLAPGGLMQVISFHSLEDRIVKNLFRDFARTREAKLLTKKPVIPGDEETKENPASRSAKLRVIHKTLPTDIDMEEEEE, translated from the coding sequence TTGGAACCTGTCCATTATTCGGTGCTCTATAGGGAGATTGTATCCTTCTTCCAGTCCGTTTTTGAGAAAGACAAAGAGATCCTTTTTTTGGACGGTACTGCCGGAGAAGGAGGACATAGTTTACTCCTTTTACAAGCCTTCCCTCAATCCAAATTAATACTTTTGGACCGAGATTCCGTTATGCTCTCCCGAGCCCAAGCAAGACTCTCCGAGTTCAAGGAGAGGATCATTCCGATCGAAGCCAATTTTTCCGAAGTGGATCCGGAGTTCTTACAAGAGAACGGGATCTCTGGCCCCCCGGATGGGATCCTATTGGATCTTGGAATTTCCACATTTCATCTACTACATGCCGGCAGAGGATTTAGTTTTAGAGAGAACGAACCTCTAGATATGAGATTGTCCTCCGCAGGAGGGATCTCTGCGGAAGATGTGGTCAATACCTATCCCGAAAAGGCTTTGAGTAAGATCTTTTACGAGTATGGAGAGGAGCGTTGGACGAAAAAGATCGTGGAAGCCATCCTGGAAAGAAGAAGGCATTCCCATATTGGTTACTCGGGAGATCTGGCCCAATTGGTTTCTCGGGTAATCCCCCGAAAATTTTGGCCTCCCGGAAAGCATCCCGCCACTAGGGTCTTTCAGGCACTGAGAATAGAAGTGAACCAAGAACTTCTTCATATAGAAGTGGGGGTCCCAAAATTATTGGAAGTACTTGCTCCCGGAGGGCTCATGCAGGTGATCTCTTTTCATTCTTTGGAAGATAGGATCGTAAAGAATTTGTTCAGGGACTTTGCCCGGACAAGAGAGGCCAAACTGCTCACCAAGAAGCCGGTAATCCCGGGTGATGAGGAAACCAAAGAAAATCCGGCGTCTCGTTCCGCAAAATTACGTGTCATACATAAGACACTTCCCACCGATATTGATATGGAAGAGGAAGAAGAATGA